In Euzebyales bacterium, the genomic window TCATGTCCGTCCCCTAGCGCAGGTCGCCGGTGATCGTGGCGGCCGCCGCAGCGCGTGCGGCGGGCCCCGGCATCGGCGCCGGGTGGGGCCCGACGTGGACGTCGTCGATGTCGCGGCGTCGCGCCCCACTGCGTGGCGGACGCAGTGCGAGCGAGATGATCGCGATGATCACCAGCAGCTGCGCCGCGACGACCCACAGGTGGCGGGCCTCCCCGCCGGGCGTGATGTCGAGCCGGCCCGCGGACGGGATCTCGTAGACGTTGCCCGCCACGTCACGCACCGGCGACAGTCGCGTGCCGTCGAGCTCGACGTTCCAACGTGACGACGGTGCGTCCGACAGCAGCAGCCAGCCCGGCTCGACGTCGGCGCTGTAGGTGGCGGGTGCGGTCGGGCGCAGCCCCTGCTCCTCGAGTGTCCCGGCGTTGACGAGCTGGGTCGCGTCGCCGCCGTCCTCGGCCTCGTCAGCGGGCAGGACGACGGCGCGCGGCAGCCACGTCGTGACCTCGAAGATCTGGCCCGCGCCTGACGGCATCGGCTCGAGGTCAGGCTGCGCCGCGAGCAGGCGCGCGATCTCGGTGCGGTTGTCCCTGTCGTGGATGACCACGTAGCGGACGTTGAGCAGGCCGAGGTCCAGGGCTGCACGCGGGTCGCCTAGGCCGATCGAGGCGACCGACCGCGACAGCGCCTGGCCGACCGACTCGCTCGGCGTGGTCCCGAACTCCAGCATCGACGGCCCGTCGTCGTCGGTCACGTCCCAGTCGAGGGTCTCCGAGCCACCCGACAGCAGCAGGATGCGGTAGGCACCGACGCGGTCGCCGTCGGCCGCGACGAAGGCTGGTACCAGGTCGCGGGCGATGCGCAGCTCGGACCAGGGGTCGGTCACCACCCGGTACAGCCCGCCGGCGAGGCCGACCAGGAGCACCAGGGCGCACGCGGCGGCGAGCACCTGGCGCAGCCCGAAGCTGTAGGTACGCAGATGGTCGGTGATGGAGCGGGCGGCCAGGGTGGCCAGGCCGGCCAGCGCGAGGGCGCCGGGCAGCAGCAGGGCGGGGATCCATGTGATCTCCGACCCCAGGAAGCCGAACGCCCAGGCGATCAGTCCCCACACGGTGACGACGGCCAGCAGCACGACGACCGCGGTCGCGCGCCCGCGACCCGTCAGCAGCAGCGCGGCGCCGATGACGCCGGTGGTGACGAGCACGGCGATCAGCCCCCCGACGGGGTCGAGCCCTTCGAGGATGTCCGGTGCGATGAGGAACGCACGCCAGGCCGGCACGGGTTCGAAGGGCGCGGAGGGGACCACCTGCCCCGACGTGCGGACGACGTCGATGAGCCACGGTGCCAGAGCGACGAACGCGAGCGGCGCCGCGACCGCGGTGCGCAGCAGCGACCCCCGACGCGACGGCAGCGTGGCCGCCGTCAGCACGGCGGTCAACCAGATGCCCGCCAGGACCATCCACGCGCCGGGTGCTGCCGACCACATCACGGCCAGCGTCAACGCCATCAGGGCACTTGCCCGCCACCCCTCACTGGGCGTGCGGCGCTGATCGGCGCTCCAGACAGCGAGCACCACGAGGCCGGGCAGCAGCGCGGCGACCAGCAGCTCGCTGAAGCGCCCCTCCGCGAGCGCGCCGATGACGGGCGGGCTGAGGGTGTAGACCGTGGCGCCCAGCAGTCGGGGCCACATCCGGGTCGTCAGCAGTCGACCGGCACGGATCGTCAGCAGGAACGCCAACGGCAGCATCCCGAGCACGATGATGCGCTGCGCCAGCCAGGCGGATCCCAGCCCGACGTAGCTGAACAGTCCCAGCACCGGCTGGATCAGCGGCGTGAACGACCACGAGCCCAGCGGGTCGCCGTGCCACGGATGGAGATAGCCACGGATGAAGTCGGTCGCCTCGGCGGGCCACGGCCGCACCTGGCCGCCGACGATCTGTCCGCCACCGAGCAGGGCGAACGCGCCGAACAGGTACAGGACCAGCAGGATCGGCCCGACGATCAGGCTGGGATGGCTGCGCAGGAACGCGCCGAGGGTGCGTGGCTGGGGGGCGCGGACCGCGGCACTCGTCGGGTCCTCCAGCAGCCGCGGCGTCCGCGATCCCGACAGCCATGTGCCGATCGACTCGCCGTAGTCGCGCAGTCGCGCCCACGGGCTGGCGAACAGCGGCCGCAGGTCCGTGTCGGTGCGGCGGCGCAGGCGTTGGGTGCGTCGCCGCAGCTTCAGGGTGCTGGGCAGCTTTGCGATGTTCCAGCCGACCGCCTTCAGCCCGGCGGTACCGGCGCCGACGCGGCGCGTCAGCAGCATTCCCAGCGCACGGAAGAGGAACAGCACGGCACCGAGGGGCACGAGCAGCGCGAGCCGGGGGATGCTGTAGTTCTTGAGGATCGCCGCCAGCGTGTGGCGCTCGGTGAGGTAGGCGACGTCGTTGTGTGTGCCGCGCCGCGAGCCACCGGCGCGCTGACGTTCGCCCTCGCCATGACGTCCCCGCCCACCGGCTCGCTTGCGCTCGCCATCATCCAGCGGCCGTACGCCGCGCTCACCGGCGTTGACGTGGTAGCCGACGGCCATCGGCACGACACGCACCCGATGGCCGGCGATCCAGGCCCGCCAGCACAGGTCGAGGTCCTCGCGCTGGAACGACATGCGCATGTCGAAGCCGCCAAGTTCGTCGAACGCGTCGGTGCGCACGACCATGCCGGCGGTCGACACGAACAGGGTGTCGGTCTCCTCGTCGTGCTGGCCCTGGTCGATCTCGCCCGGCTCGAGCTGGCTGTGCCAGCGGCCGAAGGGGTCGACGGTCTGGCCGACATGCTGGACCAGTGGCTCCTGCGACCACTCGCGCAGCTTCGGCCCGGCGACCGCGACCTCGGGGTCGGCCTCCATCGTCGCAAGCAGCGTCGCCACGGTGTCGACGGTCATCACCAGGTCATCGTGCAGCATCAGCACCAGCGGCGCCCCGGCCAGCGCCGGATGGGCCCTGCCGATCTCGAACGCCTCGGCGAAGGTCCGCGACTGGTCGAGCCGCACCAGGCGGTCGGCGGTGACCCGTGATGCGAGCAGGTCCGAGGAACCGTCGGTCGATGCGTTGTCGACGACGACGAGCTCGAGACCGGCGATGCGCCAGTCCGCGATTGTCCCCAGGATCACGGGCAGCCACCGCAGTCCGTTGTGGACCACGAGGACGACCCCGAGACGGGGATGTGCTATAGCGTCTGTGTAGGACATGAACGAGGGATGTGCGCCCCGGGAGGGAGAGGCTCGATGGCGCGAGCAACAAGCCTACGCATGGTAGCCCCTGTGATCAGGGGACAGCGAATCCGACCTGCCTAAGAGGCCAGGCGCTTGAGCTTGCGACGTTCACGCTCGCTCATCCCACCCCAGATGCCGAACCGCTCGTCGTGCTCCAGGGCGTACTCCAGGCACTCGACCCGCACGGCGCACTCGGCACAGATGCGCTTGGCCTCACGGGTCGAGCCGCCCTTCTCGGGGAAGAACACGTCGGGGTCGGCGTTGAGGCACTTGGCCTCCTCGGCCCACGGCACTGGTTCGATGAACACGTCTTTCCCCTGTCACCCGAGTGCATCCGCCGACGTCCGCGCGGCGCGGTGCGCCAGTCCGAGTTGCGCGGCACGTCCTGACACGGATGGAACTCCACCGGTGTAACTATGCTTCCAGACGCGCGCACCGTCAACCGGTGATGCGGGTGTTGTTTGACGTTCGCGCAGGTCGGGTGATGAGACGATTACTCTTCGTCATTCTTCGTGCGCCATCGCTGCAGCTCAGGCTCGCGACCATGGTCGCCCGGCCGATACAGGTCACCTTGCCGGAGCCCGCCGGGTCCGTACTGCTGCGGGACCCAGCCACGCGGATCGTCGTGGGGGTACCGGTAGCCCTCGCCGTGACCCAGCCGGCGCGCACCCTTGTAGTGGGCATCGCGCAGGTGGGCGGGCACCGGCGCGTTGCCCAGCCGCTCGACTGCGCGGTCGGCCGCGCCGAGCGCCCGGGTGATGCTGTTGGACTTCGGCGCGAGTGCCAGGTACAGCGCGGCGTGTGCCAGCGCGAAGCGCGCCTCCGGCAGACCGACCGACTCCAGCGCCTGCCACGCCGAGGTCGCCACCGACAGCGCCGACGGGTCGGCCAGGCCGACGTCCTCGCTCGCCAGGATGATCATCCGCCGCGCGAGGAACCGTGGGTCCTCGCCCGCCGCGAGCATGCGGACCAGCCAGTACACGGCAGCGTCGGGATCGGACCCCCGCATCGACTTGATGAAGGCACTGACCTGGTCGTAGTGCGAATCGCCCGACTTGTCGTAGCGCATGTGCGGGCTGCCGAGCGCCACCTGGACGTCGTCGGCGGTCACGGCGGCGCCCGACGCGCCCTCGGCGGCGGCTTCAAGGCCGGTCAGGGCCACGCGGGCGTCGCCGTCGGCCGCCGCGATCAGCACATCGCGTGCCGCGGGCTCCAGGGTGACACCCGGCAAGCCGTCCTCGCGTGTCAGCGCACGGTCGATGACACGGCCGATCGCCTCGTCGTCGAGCGGCCGGAGACGGTACAGCAGGCTGCGTGACAGCAGCGGCGCGTTGACCTCGAAGCTCGGGTTCTGCGTGGTCGCACCGATGAGGGTGACCAACCCGTCCTCGACCGCGGGCAGCAGCGCGTCCTGCTGGGCGCGGTTGAAGCGGTGGATCTCGTCGATGAACAGCACCGTCACACGGCCGGCGCTGTCGCGGCGCGCCCTGGCACGGTCGATCTCGTCACGCACGTTGCGCACGCCCGCAGTGACCGCCGACAACTCGACGAACGCCGCGCTGCTCGACGCCGCGATCACACGCGCCAGGGTGGTCTTGCCAGTCCCCGGCGGGCCCCACAGGACGATGCTGCGCAGCGTGTCGGTCTCGATGGCGCGCCGCAGCGGGGTCTCCGGACCCGTCAGCTCGTCCTGGCCGATGACCTCGTCGAGGCGGGTCGGGCGGATGCGGGCGGCGAGCGGCACCGCCGCGGCCGCCGGGGCGGACGCGGGTGGTCCGGCCTCGAGGTCGCCGAACAGCCGTGCCGTCGAGGTGTCGTCCCGGCGGCCGGGGCTCATGGGGCCACGCCGGTCGTGCATGCTGTCATGGAGCAACGGTAACCGCCGTGCGCCGGGAGAGGGCGAGAGCGTCACCGACGTGTTCGGTCAGACCGGGTCGTCGAGCACCCGTGGGCCAGGTCGGCCTGCGCCAGGCCGGTTGATCCGTCCTGGTGGGGGCTGCCAATCGTCGTCACGGAGGAGGTGCGGCGGTGACCCACTGCGCCACGACCCGGGCCAGGAAGGTCGTCATCTGGTCACGGGTCACGGCCTGCGCGCGGCAGAACCGCCGCACGGCGGACCCGTCGGTGATGCGGGCGAGGCCGAACCGCTCGATCTCGTCGCCAGGGTCAGGAGGACCGCCAGCGCGTCGCGGCGGCGGACGGTCGCGAGGCGGCTGGGGTGCCGGTCGATCCCCCACCGGTGGAGCCGGCGCCTCGCGGCGTGACGGGATCGGCGACGTCGGGGCGGGGCTGACCGGCGCAATGGCGACGGGGCTCGGGCGCTGTGTCGGCCACAGCGACCGCGACGTTCAGCAGCAGCCACGACAGCGTCGTCACGATGGTCGCCAGACGTTGTCAGCCGGTCGGCCGCGCGTGCATGGTGGAGACAGTCGTCACGGCCGGTCCACCGCCGCCCTGAAAGGAACACTTAAGGTGATCTTAGTACTACTCTTTGATGCCACCGGTGGGCATGGATGCGCGTGACGGTGACGGCGTGGATTGGATCCGTCAACGCCGGTGATGAGCTGATCTTCGCCGCGTTGCGCGACAAGCTGCTCGCGCGTGGAACGCACGTGACGGCGATCAGCACACGACCCGCAGCCGGCCGTGACACGGGTGTGACGGACGTCGGCCACCTCGCGCCGGCGGCGGTCCTCGGCGCCATCAGATCCAGCGACGCCCTGATCTTCGGCGGCGGCGGGCTGCTGCAGGACCGGACGTCACCGTTCAACCTGCCCTACCACCTGTCGCGGCTGGCCGTCGCCCGGGCCACCGGCACCCCACGCGCGGTGATCGGTGTCGGGGCCGGTCCCCTGCGCACCACCGTCGGGCGTGCCCAGGTACGCGCCGCGCTGCGCGGGACAACCGCTGTGAGCGTGCGTGACCGCGGATCGGTCGAGGTCCTGCGCCGGACCGGGGTCCGCGACGTCAGGCTCGCGGCCGATCTCGCGCTGTCGCTTCCGGCGCCCTCCGCGGCGGCCGAGGACCGCATCTGCGCCTGCCTCCGACCCTGGCGGCCAACACAGGGACGCCTGCCGGCCGGAACCCGCTCAAGACGGGATGTGACCGCCCCGGCGATGGTCGACCGGCTGGCACGAGGGCTCGACGACGCCGCCAGACGCCTGGGGCTGCCGGTCCGATTGGTGGCCATGCAGCCCGGGTGGGACGACCTGCTGCACGCCCGCGTGGCAGAGCGGATGCACGCCGACGTGTCGCTGGTGAGCCCACCCACCGAGCGGGTGCTCGACGTGATCGCGGCGAGCCGCGTGGTCGTGGCGATGCGCTACCACGCGGCGATCGGCGCGGTCCTCGCCGGACGCCCGGCGACCCTGATCGGCTACGACGGCAAGTTGGTGGGGATCGCCGAGGCGATGGGTCCCGCGGCGCGGCTGCTGGAGTGGGCGCCGGCCGACCTGAACCTGCTTGGGGCCGCGACGGCCGGGGTCGCCGACGAGGGAGCCGACCTACCCGGGGTGCTCGCCGACCTGCGAATGCGCGAGCGCGTCAACGACACCGTGCTCGATGACGTGCTCGACGTGGCGGAGGCGCGCCGATGACCACCACCTGGGGACGGATCCCACCGCCTGGCGCACGCTCGTCGCCCAACACGCCGGCGCCGCCACATCTGAGAAACGACTCCCCCGCCCAGCGCACGTCGGATCCCCGGAGTGGGAGGACATGAGCAGCGACGGCGCGGGCGGGCGCAGCCGGTGGGTGCGCGTCGCCCGGGTGGTCTGGCTGGTGGCGTTGGCCGTGATGCTCGCCCGTGTCCTGGTCGTCAACCGGGCGGCCGTCGCCGACCTCGCGCAGGTGCGGCGGCCGTGGCTGCTTGCCACCGCACTGCTCGCGGGCTTCGGCCAGCTCGTCCTCAACGCGTCGTTCTGGCGTCGCGCGCTGGCGGCCAGCGGCGCCCGCGTGCGGTGGCGAACGATCCTCGAGGCGACGGCCCGCAGCGTGCCTGCCCGATACGTGCCCGGCAGCGTCTGGTACGCGATGAGCCGCGCCGCGATGTTGCGTGCGCGGGGCGTCGGCGTCGGCGCGCTCGCCATGACCGCGCTCCTCGAGGGCGTGCTCACGGTCGTGGTGAGCCTGGCCCTGGGAGGCGCGCTGCTCGGCCTGGCCGGCCGCCTGCCCGGTAGGCAGCTGTCCGGCGTCGCGTGGGTCGTCGTGCTGGTCATCGCCACGGCGCCACCGGCGCTCAACCGCGTCCTCAGCCGGCTTGCACGGCGAAGTGGGACGACCGCCCCGGCGCTGTCGTGGGCCGACCACGGCGCGCTTGTCGCCTGGCTGACCGCGTTCTGGGCGCTGTCCGCCGTCGCGTTCACCTGTTACCTGCTCGCTTTCGACGTCGACGTCCCCGGCCCGGCGGCTACGGCTGGCGCGTTCCTGGTCGCCTGGGCGATCGGCTACCTGACGCCCATCGCGCCGCAGGGTGCCGGCGCGTTCGAGGTCGTTGTCGTCGCGCTGCTCGTCGGCGCCACCGACGGGCCGCTGGCGGTGATCGTCGCCGGGTTCCGCGCCCTGATCGGGGTGCGCGACGCCCTCGCGTTCACATTGGGGGCGTGGACCGGGCGGTCCGGGGCGCCGCCGCCCGCGCGGCGCGCGCCCGAGGTCAGCCCAGTGAGCCGGCCAGCGCCGGCGGGACGTCGATCAGGGTGAGCAGATCGCCGAGGATCTGCTCGGACGGTCGGTCGTCGAGGTCCGCCGGCTTGCGCCGGTAGCGCTCAGAATCGGCGATGAAGTCGGCGATCACGGGCGGGCGGTAGTTCGACAGCACCACGTTGGCGGCGAGCCCGTTCGGCCGCTCGGTCCGCCTCCGCCACAGCAGCGTGGGCACGCCCAGCAGCGCGCACTCCTCCTGGACGCTGCCGCCGTCGGTGATGACCAACGGTGCGGCGGCAAGCATGTTGACGAACTCGCGGTGCGACACCAGCGGCACCAGCTCGACGCCCGCCTCGACCAGGCGGGCGTACCTGCCCATGCGGACCAGCGTCTTCTCGGTCGGCGTGTGGACCACGAAGCGCACCGGCATCATGGTCGCCAGGCGCTGGACGGTCGCGACGAGACGTTCCACGCGACGCCGGCTGGTCAGGTTCTCGACGCGGTGCATCGACACGATGGCCGGGCCGTGCGACGGCTGGGACAGCTCCAGCGACGTGTGCAGCGCCTCGATGACGGTGTTGCCGCTGAGCTGCACGGCGCGGTCCGCCAGCCCCATGGCCCGCAGGTTGTCCATGGCGACCTCGTCCGGCGCGAACAGCCGCGTCGACAGGCGCATGACCATCAGCCGGATGGCCTCCTCCGGGAACGGGTGGCGCAGGCTGTGCGAGCGCAGGCCCGCCTCAAGGTGGGCCACCGTCAGACCCGCCCGGCGTGCCAGCAGCGCGGACAGCAGCGTCGACGGGGTGTCGCCGTGCACGACGCAGACGCCACCACGGTTGCCGAAGATGTCATGGCGCACCTTCCGCGCCGACCACAGGCGCCGACCGATGCCGGCCGCCCACCCCAGGGCCCCGCCGATCGAGGTCACGTCGTCGACGCCGCCGAGCACGACGTCGGGCCGGCGCACGCCGAGCTCGGTGCGCATGGTGGCGCTGAGTTGGGCGTGCTGGCCCGAGTCGATCAGGCGGTAGTCGATGCCGCCCTGCACGAGCAGGCGTAGCAGTGGCGCCGTCTTGATGTACTGGGCCTTGGTGCCAAGGAAGATGTGGATGG contains:
- a CDS encoding lysylphosphatidylglycerol synthase domain-containing protein encodes the protein MSSDGAGGRSRWVRVARVVWLVALAVMLARVLVVNRAAVADLAQVRRPWLLATALLAGFGQLVLNASFWRRALAASGARVRWRTILEATARSVPARYVPGSVWYAMSRAAMLRARGVGVGALAMTALLEGVLTVVVSLALGGALLGLAGRLPGRQLSGVAWVVVLVIATAPPALNRVLSRLARRSGTTAPALSWADHGALVAWLTAFWALSAVAFTCYLLAFDVDVPGPAATAGAFLVAWAIGYLTPIAPQGAGAFEVVVVALLVGATDGPLAVIVAGFRALIGVRDALAFTLGAWTGRSGAPPPARRAPEVSPVSRPAPAGRRSG
- a CDS encoding WhiB family transcriptional regulator, yielding MFIEPVPWAEEAKCLNADPDVFFPEKGGSTREAKRICAECAVRVECLEYALEHDERFGIWGGMSERERRKLKRLAS
- a CDS encoding UDP-N-acetylglucosamine 2-epimerase, with protein sequence MDTIHIFLGTKAQYIKTAPLLRLLVQGGIDYRLIDSGQHAQLSATMRTELGVRRPDVVLGGVDDVTSIGGALGWAAGIGRRLWSARKVRHDIFGNRGGVCVVHGDTPSTLLSALLARRAGLTVAHLEAGLRSHSLRHPFPEEAIRLMVMRLSTRLFAPDEVAMDNLRAMGLADRAVQLSGNTVIEALHTSLELSQPSHGPAIVSMHRVENLTSRRRVERLVATVQRLATMMPVRFVVHTPTEKTLVRMGRYARLVEAGVELVPLVSHREFVNMLAAAPLVITDGGSVQEECALLGVPTLLWRRRTERPNGLAANVVLSNYRPPVIADFIADSERYRRKPADLDDRPSEQILGDLLTLIDVPPALAGSLG
- a CDS encoding replication-associated recombination protein A yields the protein MSPGRRDDTSTARLFGDLEAGPPASAPAAAAVPLAARIRPTRLDEVIGQDELTGPETPLRRAIETDTLRSIVLWGPPGTGKTTLARVIAASSSAAFVELSAVTAGVRNVRDEIDRARARRDSAGRVTVLFIDEIHRFNRAQQDALLPAVEDGLVTLIGATTQNPSFEVNAPLLSRSLLYRLRPLDDEAIGRVIDRALTREDGLPGVTLEPAARDVLIAAADGDARVALTGLEAAAEGASGAAVTADDVQVALGSPHMRYDKSGDSHYDQVSAFIKSMRGSDPDAAVYWLVRMLAAGEDPRFLARRMIILASEDVGLADPSALSVATSAWQALESVGLPEARFALAHAALYLALAPKSNSITRALGAADRAVERLGNAPVPAHLRDAHYKGARRLGHGEGYRYPHDDPRGWVPQQYGPGGLRQGDLYRPGDHGREPELQRWRTKNDEE
- a CDS encoding glycosyltransferase, encoding MVHNGLRWLPVILGTIADWRIAGLELVVVDNASTDGSSDLLASRVTADRLVRLDQSRTFAEAFEIGRAHPALAGAPLVLMLHDDLVMTVDTVATLLATMEADPEVAVAGPKLREWSQEPLVQHVGQTVDPFGRWHSQLEPGEIDQGQHDEETDTLFVSTAGMVVRTDAFDELGGFDMRMSFQREDLDLCWRAWIAGHRVRVVPMAVGYHVNAGERGVRPLDDGERKRAGGRGRHGEGERQRAGGSRRGTHNDVAYLTERHTLAAILKNYSIPRLALLVPLGAVLFLFRALGMLLTRRVGAGTAGLKAVGWNIAKLPSTLKLRRRTQRLRRRTDTDLRPLFASPWARLRDYGESIGTWLSGSRTPRLLEDPTSAAVRAPQPRTLGAFLRSHPSLIVGPILLVLYLFGAFALLGGGQIVGGQVRPWPAEATDFIRGYLHPWHGDPLGSWSFTPLIQPVLGLFSYVGLGSAWLAQRIIVLGMLPLAFLLTIRAGRLLTTRMWPRLLGATVYTLSPPVIGALAEGRFSELLVAALLPGLVVLAVWSADQRRTPSEGWRASALMALTLAVMWSAAPGAWMVLAGIWLTAVLTAATLPSRRGSLLRTAVAAPLAFVALAPWLIDVVRTSGQVVPSAPFEPVPAWRAFLIAPDILEGLDPVGGLIAVLVTTGVIGAALLLTGRGRATAVVVLLAVVTVWGLIAWAFGFLGSEITWIPALLLPGALALAGLATLAARSITDHLRTYSFGLRQVLAAACALVLLVGLAGGLYRVVTDPWSELRIARDLVPAFVAADGDRVGAYRILLLSGGSETLDWDVTDDDGPSMLEFGTTPSESVGQALSRSVASIGLGDPRAALDLGLLNVRYVVIHDRDNRTEIARLLAAQPDLEPMPSGAGQIFEVTTWLPRAVVLPADEAEDGGDATQLVNAGTLEEQGLRPTAPATYSADVEPGWLLLSDAPSSRWNVELDGTRLSPVRDVAGNVYEIPSAGRLDITPGGEARHLWVVAAQLLVIIAIISLALRPPRSGARRRDIDDVHVGPHPAPMPGPAARAAAAATITGDLR
- a CDS encoding polysaccharide pyruvyl transferase family protein, with the translated sequence MRVTVTAWIGSVNAGDELIFAALRDKLLARGTHVTAISTRPAAGRDTGVTDVGHLAPAAVLGAIRSSDALIFGGGGLLQDRTSPFNLPYHLSRLAVARATGTPRAVIGVGAGPLRTTVGRAQVRAALRGTTAVSVRDRGSVEVLRRTGVRDVRLAADLALSLPAPSAAAEDRICACLRPWRPTQGRLPAGTRSRRDVTAPAMVDRLARGLDDAARRLGLPVRLVAMQPGWDDLLHARVAERMHADVSLVSPPTERVLDVIAASRVVVAMRYHAAIGAVLAGRPATLIGYDGKLVGIAEAMGPAARLLEWAPADLNLLGAATAGVADEGADLPGVLADLRMRERVNDTVLDDVLDVAEARR